A window of Rhizobium sp. CC-YZS058 genomic DNA:
ATCCCAGACCCACCAGGTGCCCCACATCGGCTTGCCCCAGAGCGAACCGGTGACGAGCGCCAGCGCGGTAAAGGCCGCCCCGATGGGGGCTGCTGCGCGGGCCGCGACATCGGCCAGCGGATGGCGCCAGACAAGCGTGCCCAGCGCCGAAACCGCCATCACCGTATAGCCCATCATCGACAGCCAGGCCGCAGGCACATGCACATACATGATCCGCACGGTCTCGCCCTGCTGGTAATCGCCCTCGCTCAAAAAACAGAAGGGCAGAGCCACGGCGAAGAGCAGCGCGGTCACGCCGGCCATCCAGGGCACGAGACGCGCCGACAGCGCCAGAAACCGGGTGGGATTGGCGAGGTCGCTGAATCGGCGGAAGGTGAGACTGTCGTCGCTCATGTCGATCTTCTAGCACACTCCGCCGCCGCTTCAATTCTACGCAAGCCTCACCTTCCCGTCATTGGCGGGCACCGCATCTGTCCGCTGCACTCAGGCATTCGCCCGGACTAGTCTGCCTGGGCTCTGAGAGCGGCGGCAGCGGACAATGGCCCGATGACGGCGAAGAACAGGGTGAGCGCAACGAGAATGAGGAAGGGCGGCAGGAAGGGCGCCGGCTCTTCCACCGCCGCAAGCGCCGCGCCGACCCCGAAGATCAGCACCGGAATGACCAGAGGCAGCACGAGAATGGAAACGAGCAACCCGCCGCGCGGCAGCGCCACGGCCACTGCCGCCCCCATGGCCCCGATGAGCGTGATCGCCGGCGTGCCGGCAAGGAGCGTCAGCATCGTCGCGCCGATCGCCACCGGCTCCATGTTCAGGAACAGGCCGAGCAGCGGGGCGAGAAGCGCCAGCGGCAGCCCGGTCGCCGCCCAATGCGCCGCGCATTTGACCAGAACCACCAGCACCAGCGGCGTCTCCTGCATGGCCATCACATCCAGCGCACCGTCCTCGCGCTCGGCCTGGAACAGGCGGTCGAGGCCGAGCAGGCTGGCAAGCAAGGCCCCGATCCAGAGCATGGCCGGACCGATGCGGGCAAGCAGCTTCAGGTCCGGACCGAGCCCGAAGGGAATGACGGCGATGACGGCGGTGAAGAACAAGAGCCCCGCCAGAGCCCCACCCCCCGCCCGGGTGGCAAGCTTCAGGTCGCGCAGGAAAAGAGCGAGCATCAGGGATTGCTCCCGAACAGCCTAAGGTACCTGCCTATCACGGCGCTGCGTTGGGCTCTGCCGAGAAGACCTTGCCCATGCCGCACCAAGACCCCTTCTGGCCTGCCGAGGGAGGCGGCAGAGACCCCCTCTGGCCTGCCGGCCATCTCCCCCACAAGGGGGGAGAAACCGTGGGGCCGGCCGCTCGGTTCTCTCACGCCGTGAGGTGGATCAAATTCGGTGCGGGGATGCGGAGTTCGGGCGCGCGGTGCTGCGCGCTCGGCAGAGTGAGGGGAAGCGAGGCGGTGCCTCTTGGTCTCTCCCCCCTTGTGGGGGAGATGGCCGGCAGGCCAGAGGGTGTCTTGGTTGCTCCAGATGCAGGGGTCGCTCATGCCTCTTCCTCCGCCGGAAAGCCCAGCATTTCCAGCCTCGTAGCGCCCGGAACATCCAAAGGCTGGTGGGTGGCGGCGATGGCGAGGCCGCCTGCGGCGCGGTGAGTGGCGATCAGGCGCTCCACCATCCGCTCGGAGGCCTCGTCGAGGGCGGCCGTCGGCTCGTCGATCAGCCAGATAGGACGATGGGAGACGAGCAGCCGCGCGATCGCGATGCGCCGCTGCTGGCCGGCGGAGAGATAGCCGAAGGGCAGATGGCCGATCGCCTCCAGCCCCACAGCCGCAAGCGCTGCCTCCACGACCAGGCTCTCCCCCTTGCCGGTAAAAGCCGCCCAGAAGCGCAAATTCTCCTCGACCGTCAGATCGCGCTTCATGGCGTTGCGATGGCCGAGATAGTGGCATGATTCGCCGACCCGGGCGTCCGGGTCCGCAGCGCCATCGAGCCTGACCCGCCCCTCCTCCGCCGGCAGCAGGCCCGCCAGCACCCTGAGCAGGGTCGACTTGCCGCTGCCATTGCGTCCGGTGACGAGCAAAGCCTCGCCGGGCCCAAGCGAAAAGCGGAGATTCCGGAAGATCAGCGCCTCCCCGCGCCGTGCGCCAAGGCCCTCGACGACGAGGCGGATGGTCATTCAGGATCCCTTTACGACGTTGGTCTCATTCGAAAAAAATGTCCCGAATTGAGGGAGAACGATCTGGCACGTTTTGTGGAAATTATCTATAACCCCGCCAACACGCCAGCGGTCGGCGTGATTGTTATCCTTGCGCCGAACCTGGAAGATTTCTTCCGCGTGCGGACAGCGGAAATGGCCGTACCCGCATCCCATACTGCGCTTTATCCAAAGTGCTCGGGCGTTCGTACGTCAGTTTTGGCGCTCAGACGGAACGGGGTCTCCAGTGTCCAAATCCCTAGACAGCTTCAATTGTCGCTCGACGCTCAACGTCGGGGGCAAAGACTATGTCTATTACAGCCTTCCGAAGGCCGAGGCGAACGGTCTCGCCGGCGTTTCGAAGCTGCCCTATTCGATGAAGGTTCTGCTCGAGAATCTGCTGCGCAACGAAGATGGCCGCTCGGTCACCAAGGCGGATATCGAGAATGTGGCGGCCTGGCTCTCCGACAAGGGCACCGCGGAAAACGAGATCGCCTACCGCCCGGCGCGTGTGCTGATGCAGGACTTCACCGGTGTTCCGGCCGTGGTGGATCTGGCCGCCATGCGTGACGGCATCAAGGCGCTCGGCGGCGATCCCGAGAAGATCAACCCGCTGGTGCCCGTCGATCTCGTCATCGACCATTCGGTCATCGTCGACGAGTTCGGCTCGCCCAACGCATTTGCCCGCAATGTCGAGCTCGAATATGAGCGCAATGGCGAGCGCTACCGCTTCCTGAAGTGGGGCCAGCAGGCGTTCAAGAACTTCCGCGTCGTGCCGCCCGGCACCGGTATCTGTCACCAGGTGAACCTCGAATATCTGGGCCAGACGGTCTGGACGCGCGAGGAAGACGGCGAAGTGACCGCCTACCCCGATACCTGCGTCGGCACCGACAGCCACACGACCATGATCAACGGTCTCGGCGTGCTCGGCTGGGGCGTGGGCGGCATCGAAGCGGAAGCCGCCATGCTTGGCCAGCCGGTTTCCATGCTGCTGCCGGAAGTGATCGGCTTCAAGCTGACCGGCAAGCTCAAGGAAGGCGTGACTGCGACCGACCTCGTGCTCACCGTCGTGCAGATGCTGCGCAAGAAGGGCGTGGTTTCGAAGTTCGTCGAATTCTTCGGCCCCGGCCTCGACAACATGACGCTCGCCGACCGCGCGACGATCGGCAATATGGGTCCGGAATATGGCGCGACCTGCGGCTTCTTCCCGGTCGATGCCGAGACGATCAACTACCTCACCATGTCCGGCCGCGACGAAGATCGCATCGCGCTGGTCGAAGCCTATTCCAAGGCGCAGGGCATGTGGCGGGATGGCGACGGCGCCGACCTTGTCTTCACCGACACGCTGGAGCTCGACCTCGGTTCGGTCGTGCCCTCCATGGCCGGCCCGAAGCGTCCTGAAGGCCGCATCGCGCTCGAAAACATCGCCTCCGGCTTCGCTACCGCACTCGAAGGCGACTACAAGAAGCCCGGACAGCTTTCAAACCGCTACCCGGTCGAAGGCACGGAGTTCGATCTCGGCCATGGCGACGTCGCGATTGCCGCCATTACCTCCTGCACCAACACCTCCAACCCGAGCGTGCTGATCGCAGCCGGCCTTCTCGCCCGCAATGCGGTCGCCAAGGGCCTGAAGACCAAGCCCTGGGTCAAGACGTCGCTCGCGCCCGGATCGCAGGTTGTCGGCGAATACCTCTCGAAGTCCGGCCTGCAGGCGGATCTCGACGCACTCGGCTTCAACCTGGTCGGCTTCGGCTGCACCACCTGCATCGGCAATTCTGGCCCGCTGCCGGCCCCGGTTTCCAAGACGATCAACGACAAGGGGCTGATCGCAGCCGGCGTTCTCTCGGGCAACCGCAACTTCGAAGGCCGTATCTCCCCGGACGTCCAGGCCAACTACCTGGCCTCTCCGCCGCTGGTCGTCGCCTATGCGCTGGCTGGCTCCGTGCAGAAGGACCTGACGAGCGAGCCGATCGGCGAAGGCTCGGATGGCCAGCCGGTCTACCTCAAGGACATCTGGCCGAGCGCGCACGAGATCCAGGACTTCATCATGAAGTACGTGACCCGTGAACTCTACGCATCGAAATATGCCGACGTGTTCAAGGGCGACGAGAACTGGCAGGCCGTTCAGGTTCCGGAAGGCCAGACCTATGCCTGGGACGATGGGTCGACCTATGTGCAGAACCCGCCTTACTTCGTGGGCATGGGCAAGACCGGCTCGGGCATTTCCGACATCAAGGGTGCACGCATCCTCGGCCTGTTCGGCGACAAGATCACCACCGACCACATTTCCCCGGCCGGTTCGATCAAGGCCGCCTCGCCGGCCGGCGCCTATCTGACCGGGCATGGTGTGGCCGTGGCCGACTTCAACCAGTACGGCACGCGGCGCGGCAATCATGAGGTGATGATGCGGGGCACCTTCGCCAATATCCGCATCCGCAACCACATGCTCGGCCCGAACGGCAAGGAAGGTGGCTACACGATCCACTATCCGTCCAAGGAAGAGATGTCGATCTACGACGCGGCCATGAAGTACAAGGACGAGGGCGTGCCGCTCGTCATCTTCGCCGGCGTCGAATACGGCAACGGCTCCTCGCGCGACTGGGCGGCCAAGGGCACCAACCTGCTCGGCGTCAAGGCCGTGGTCGCGCAGTCCTTCGAGCGCATCCACCGTTCCAACCTCGTCGGCATGGGCATCGCCCCCTTTGTCTTCGAGGAAGGCACGACCTGGGAATCGCTGAACCTGAAGGGCGACGAGACCGTGACCATCGACGGTCTGTCCAATGTCCAGCCGCGTGAGAAGCGCATCGCCAAGATCACCTATGCCGATGGCTCGGTGAAGGAGGTTCCGCTGATCTGCCGGATCGATACGCTGGACGAAGTGACCTACATGAACAATGGCGGCATTCTGCAGACCGTTCTGCGCGATCTCGCAGCCTGAACAAACTGAGACAGCTGAAGGGGCCGGCAGCCAGGCGCTGCCGGCCCCTTTTTCGTGCCACGAAGACGTGAGGAAACCGTCATCGCGGTCAAAGAGTCTTGTCTTCCAACAGGTTGGAAAACAGAACGAGGAACGCCTCTTGCGCGGGAAATCGTCTCACTCCAACGTGACTTTGTGTTGAAAGCGGGGCAGCGTATGCAGGGGTCGCTCCATCCCGACCGTCAGGAATTGCCAGCCCCTCAAGAGAAAGCCGAACCCCGCATGCCCGCACCTCGCCTCTTCGCTGCAATGCTGTCCGCCGGGCTCGCCGCTCTTTTGTCGGCCGGCGCCATGGCGCAGGAACCGGGCCGGAGCACCGACACGGCGGCAGCCCGGGACCCGGCGGCGCTGAAGGGCGTGGTCGAGCTCTTCACCAGCCAGGGCTGCGCCTCCTGCCCCCCGGCGGATGCTGCGCTCAAGCACCTGATCGAGGATGGGTCCGTGGTGGCGCTCGCCTATCACGTCGATTACTGGAACTACCTTGGTTGGGCCGATACGCTGGCGACCAAGGAAAACACTGCCCGCCAATATGCCTATGCCCGCATGTTCGGCCGCAACGGCGTCTACACGCCCCAGGCGGTTCTGAACGGCCGCGACCATATGAATGGCGGCAATCTCAGCGGCATCCGCTTGAAGCTTGCCGAGATGAAGGACACGGGCAAGGGCATTCGCGTGCCGGTCGAGGTGGTTCGCAAGGGCGACGAGATCGACATTTCGATCGGCGCCGGCGACGGCAAGGCCAACATCGTCGTCGTCTATTTTACCCGCCAGCAGGTGGTGGATGTGGAGACGGGCGAGAACAGCGGCAAGAAGATCAGCTATTTTCACGCTGTGCGCGATATTCAGACGATCGGCATGTGGGATGGCAAGCCGACCCGCTACGTGCTGCCGGCGACCGTGCTCGACGAGGAAAAGGACAGCGGCTGCGCCGTTCTGGTCCAGAAGATGAAATCCACGGAAATTCCCGGCGCCATCATCGGCGCGACGACGCTCTATTCGGCAGCGACCCCGTGAGGGGCTGAAACCGCCTCCTCGTCGTAAAGGCGAATGTCGTTCGGTCCGGCGTCATCGAGGGCTGGGGCTGAGGGTTTCGAAGTCACCGGACCGAACCGGCCACGGGTTTTCGGCGGGGAGCCGGACCAGTGGCCGCTTGCGCCCGCGCTTGCCGGCAGAACGCCGGAAAAGCCGGAAGACCGGGCCGACGACGAAAAACCTCCGACCGGCACCGGACCAGACGACGCCACCGACGGACGGACCCGCAAGGCGTCTTCTGCGCGCCCCACCGGGCCGAAGACCCGGCGCGGTGGGGAGGCCGGACATTCT
This region includes:
- a CDS encoding heme ABC transporter permease, which produces MSDDSLTFRRFSDLANPTRFLALSARLVPWMAGVTALLFAVALPFCFLSEGDYQQGETVRIMYVHVPAAWLSMMGYTVMAVSALGTLVWRHPLADVAARAAAPIGAAFTALALVTGSLWGKPMWGTWWVWDARLTSVFILFLMYLGLIALNRALDDPNRAAKVSAVLILVGFVNIPIIKFSVDWWNTLHQPASVLRMGGTAIDAEFLRPLLLMAAAFTCLFFTLHLVAMRNEILRRRVASLRRQAARGVSA
- the ccmB gene encoding heme exporter protein CcmB is translated as MLALFLRDLKLATRAGGGALAGLLFFTAVIAVIPFGLGPDLKLLARIGPAMLWIGALLASLLGLDRLFQAEREDGALDVMAMQETPLVLVVLVKCAAHWAATGLPLALLAPLLGLFLNMEPVAIGATMLTLLAGTPAITLIGAMGAAVAVALPRGGLLVSILVLPLVIPVLIFGVGAALAAVEEPAPFLPPFLILVALTLFFAVIGPLSAAAALRAQAD
- the ccmA gene encoding heme ABC exporter ATP-binding protein CcmA; translated protein: MTIRLVVEGLGARRGEALIFRNLRFSLGPGEALLVTGRNGSGKSTLLRVLAGLLPAEEGRVRLDGAADPDARVGESCHYLGHRNAMKRDLTVEENLRFWAAFTGKGESLVVEAALAAVGLEAIGHLPFGYLSAGQQRRIAIARLLVSHRPIWLIDEPTAALDEASERMVERLIATHRAAGGLAIAATHQPLDVPGATRLEMLGFPAEEEA
- the acnA gene encoding aconitate hydratase AcnA; its protein translation is MSKSLDSFNCRSTLNVGGKDYVYYSLPKAEANGLAGVSKLPYSMKVLLENLLRNEDGRSVTKADIENVAAWLSDKGTAENEIAYRPARVLMQDFTGVPAVVDLAAMRDGIKALGGDPEKINPLVPVDLVIDHSVIVDEFGSPNAFARNVELEYERNGERYRFLKWGQQAFKNFRVVPPGTGICHQVNLEYLGQTVWTREEDGEVTAYPDTCVGTDSHTTMINGLGVLGWGVGGIEAEAAMLGQPVSMLLPEVIGFKLTGKLKEGVTATDLVLTVVQMLRKKGVVSKFVEFFGPGLDNMTLADRATIGNMGPEYGATCGFFPVDAETINYLTMSGRDEDRIALVEAYSKAQGMWRDGDGADLVFTDTLELDLGSVVPSMAGPKRPEGRIALENIASGFATALEGDYKKPGQLSNRYPVEGTEFDLGHGDVAIAAITSCTNTSNPSVLIAAGLLARNAVAKGLKTKPWVKTSLAPGSQVVGEYLSKSGLQADLDALGFNLVGFGCTTCIGNSGPLPAPVSKTINDKGLIAAGVLSGNRNFEGRISPDVQANYLASPPLVVAYALAGSVQKDLTSEPIGEGSDGQPVYLKDIWPSAHEIQDFIMKYVTRELYASKYADVFKGDENWQAVQVPEGQTYAWDDGSTYVQNPPYFVGMGKTGSGISDIKGARILGLFGDKITTDHISPAGSIKAASPAGAYLTGHGVAVADFNQYGTRRGNHEVMMRGTFANIRIRNHMLGPNGKEGGYTIHYPSKEEMSIYDAAMKYKDEGVPLVIFAGVEYGNGSSRDWAAKGTNLLGVKAVVAQSFERIHRSNLVGMGIAPFVFEEGTTWESLNLKGDETVTIDGLSNVQPREKRIAKITYADGSVKEVPLICRIDTLDEVTYMNNGGILQTVLRDLAA
- a CDS encoding thioredoxin family protein, which encodes MAQEPGRSTDTAAARDPAALKGVVELFTSQGCASCPPADAALKHLIEDGSVVALAYHVDYWNYLGWADTLATKENTARQYAYARMFGRNGVYTPQAVLNGRDHMNGGNLSGIRLKLAEMKDTGKGIRVPVEVVRKGDEIDISIGAGDGKANIVVVYFTRQQVVDVETGENSGKKISYFHAVRDIQTIGMWDGKPTRYVLPATVLDEEKDSGCAVLVQKMKSTEIPGAIIGATTLYSAATP